A window of Bradyrhizobium diazoefficiens genomic DNA:
GTGTCCCTCGTCCGCCTTGCCAAGCGGCGCGCCAGCCGCGTCATAGTCTCGATCTTCGTCAACCCGACCCAGTTCGCTCCGACCGAGGATTTCGGCGCCTATCCGCGCACCTGGAAGGCCGACATCGCCAAGCTCGCGGCCGAGGACGTCGACATCGTCTGGCATCCGGACGTCAAGGCCATGTATCCGGAGGGGTTTGCCACTCGGATCGTGCCGGAGGGGCCGGCGCTCGCCGGCCTCGAGGACCGCTTCCGGCCGCATTTCTTCGGCGGCGTCGCCACTGTCGTCGGCAAGCTGTTCACGCAATGCCGGCCGGACTTCGCGATCTTCGGCGAGAAGGATTTTCAGCAGTTGCGGGTGGTGACGCAGATGGCGCGCGACCTCGATCTCGGCGTGAAGGTCGTCGGCTCCCGCACCGTGCGCGAGCGCGACGGGCTCGCGATGTCCTCGCGCAACGTCTATTTGTCGCCCGAGGAACGGCAGACCGCCCCCATCCTGTACCGTGCCATGAAGGCGAGCGCGCGGCGGATCAAGGCCGGCGAGGCAATCGCGCCTG
This region includes:
- the panC gene encoding pantoate--beta-alanine ligase; amino-acid sequence: MTASPLIARTVPTLRRALDDLRKRKAIVALVPTMGALHDGHVSLVRLAKRRASRVIVSIFVNPTQFAPTEDFGAYPRTWKADIAKLAAEDVDIVWHPDVKAMYPEGFATRIVPEGPALAGLEDRFRPHFFGGVATVVGKLFTQCRPDFAIFGEKDFQQLRVVTQMARDLDLGVKVVGSRTVRERDGLAMSSRNVYLSPEERQTAPILYRAMKASARRIKAGEAIAPAMAGGAEMIEAAGFALDYYEVRHAETLAGVTSREDGPLRILVAARLGTTRLIDNVAV